The following are encoded in a window of Apis mellifera strain DH4 linkage group LG10, Amel_HAv3.1, whole genome shotgun sequence genomic DNA:
- the LOC410229 gene encoding toll-like receptor 6, translating to MRGLAGPEGVGRSVSLSLAYYYYYLLIPVYHVLAVTSELPPRLDLPEHCSWDSRQDGALTCIHRYTGNDSLRTNFSQATSEYVTSINVVCEDSESLENGILNVDGFVQLWRLRSLRLTGCKLVHWPAKVLSGLRDLRNLTIRSLNGRKSKYSLELESGALDSVPQIEKIDLSWNNIWQIPEHLFCPLSNLVTLNVSWNMLKDITELGFRDIAERHPRRQQESTTSPFPCSLDVQSLDVSNNQILVLPAYGFSSLKRLRVLNLSSNAVSMVADEALHGLRSLETFDLSGNRIVALPTEMFRDAAKSLKELRLQNNSISVLSPGLVADMNQLVALDLSRNALTSSWLNSATFSGLIRLVLLNLSHNRVTRLDPALFKDLYTLQILNLQYNEIETIPADTFAPMSNLHTLDLAYNRLTYLDAYSLNGLFALSLLSLDSNQLEGIHPDAFRNCSSMQDLNLSGNSLDGIPVALKDMRMLRTLDLGENQIRSLNRPGFRGMSSLYGLRMIGNEITNVTVEDFAELPALQILNLARNKIETVEDGVFTANPALQAIRLDSNLLQDMSGMFASAPGLLWLNMSDNMIVQFDYGYLPEKLQWMDLHKNLIMDLGIAPQAMRLQTLDVSFNRLTRIHSRSIPDSIELLFVNDNMIQTVEPQTFADKKNLTRVDLYANQIVKMNLSAFQLTPVPNYRQLPEFYIGGNPFICDCTTEWLQRINSLSLRQHPRVMDLESVYCRLPYDRHKSFIPLLEAKPSQFLCTYKAHCFALCHCCDFDACDCEMTCPTNCTCYHDQSWSANVVDCSNSGYKTLPGRLPMDATEVYLDGNNFGELNSHSFIGRKNLQILYANDSNIIAIRNHTFSGLKRLLVLHLENNKISVLNGVELKPLENLKELYLQNNLLTYIDNGTFLPLRQLEVLRLENNRLGAFAVWQLGQNPYLVDIGLSSNPWNCECSFLDRVREWMSRNRAKISDWRSVTCSLGIPIILPANGSVINCAALTGTTSVIETRPLEAYLPLLLATAVLIFAMVALVCGAFRHRRTLRTWAASRCGLRACYKTAAFEDQEKPFDAYISYSAVDESFVSTILVPGLETSYRLCLHYRDLGAGSNVADAVAEAADSSRRTILVLSKNFLHGEWARFEFKAALRDALKGKGRSVILLLVGGVCPRDLDADLKKRISSHTVLVWGDKLFWQKLRFAMPDVSPVPVLERPLPLPPPPPPPAQHQWT from the coding sequence ATGCGTGGGCTCGCCGGTCCGGAAGGGGTCGGAAGATCGGTGTCGCTGTCGTTGgcctactactactactatctTCTGATCCCGGTATACCACGTGCTCGCCGTGACCAGCGAACTGCCGCCGAGACTCGATTTACCGGAGCATTGTTCGTGGGATTCGCGGCAGGATGGCGCTCTCACTTGCATCCACCGTTACACCGGGAACGATTCCCTCAGGACGAATTTTTCACAGGCGACCAGCGAATACGTGACCTCTATCAACGTTGTATGCGAGGATTCGGAATCGTTGGAGAACGGAATCCTGAACGTGGACGGGTTCGTACAGTTATGGAGATTGCGATCGTTAAGGTTGACCGGATGCAAGCTGGTCCATTGGCCGGCAAAAGTTCTGAGCGGTTTGCGGGATCTTCGTAATCTGACGATCAGAAGTTTGAACGGGCGGAAGAGCAAATACAGCTTGGAATTGGAGAGCGGCGCGCTCGACTCTGTGCCGCAGATCGAGAAGATCGATTTATCGTGGAACAACATCTGGCAGATACCGGAACACTTGTTCTGCCCTCTGTCGAATCTCGTCACGTTGAACGTCTCGTGGAACATGCTGAAGGACATCACCGAGCTCGGGTTCAGGGATATCGCGGAGAGACATCCGAGGCGTCAACAGGAATCGACCACATCGCCTTTCCCCTGCTCCCTCGACGTGCAATCGTTGGACGTGtcgaataatcaaattttagtGCTGCCCGCCTACGGATTTTCTTCCCTGAAGAGGCTTCGCGTGTTGAACTTGTCGAGCAACGCGGTCTCCATGGTAGCAGACGAGGCGCTTCACGGGCTCAGGTCTCTGGAGACGTTCGACCTGTCTGGAAACAGAATCGTCGCGTTGCCGACGGAAATGTTTCGGGACGCGGCCAAGTCGTTGAAAGAATTGCGCCTCCAGAACAATTCGATCAGCGTGCTGTCCCCGGGCCTGGTCGCCGACATGAATCAGCTGGTCGCCTTGGACTTGTCGAGGAACGCGTTGACCAGCTCCTGGCTCAACTCGGCCACGTTCTCCGGCTTGATTCGACTCGTCCTGTTGAATCTGTCCCATAACCGCGTCACTCGACTGGACCCGGCCCTGTTCAAAGACCTTTACACCCTTCAGATATTGAATTTGCAGTACAACGAGATCGAAACGATACCGGCCGACACTTTCGCCCCCATGAGTAATTTGCACACGCTAGATTTAGCGTATAATCGATTAACCTATCTGGACGCTTATTCCTTGAACGGGCTGTTCGcactttctcttctctccctcGATTCCAACCAGCTCGAAGGTATCCATCCGGATGCCTTTCGCAATTGTTCCAGCATGCAAGATCTGAATCTTTCCGGAAACAGTTTGGACGGTATACCTGTCGCGCTCAAGGACATGAGGATGCTGCGCACGCTGGATCTCGGTGAAAATCAGATCAGAAGCTTGAACAGGCCCGGGTTCCGGGGTATGTCCAGCCTGTACGGATTGCGAATGATCGGGAACGAGATCACCAACGTGACCGTGGAGGATTTCGCCGAACTGCCGGCGCTCCAGATATTGAACTTGGCGCGGAACAAAATCGAGACGGTGGAGGACGGCGTGTTCACCGCGAATCCCGCGCTACAGGCGATCCGTTTGGATTCGAATCTGTTGCAGGATATGTCGGGCATGTTCGCGAGCGCGCCGGGCCTCCTTTGGCTGAACATGTCCGACAACATGATCGTACAGTTCGATTACGGTTACCTGCCCGAGAAATTACAGTGGATGGATCtgcataaaaatcttattatggATCTCGGGATCGCGCCACAGGCGATGAGATTGCAGACGCTCGACGTGTCGTTCAACCGGTTAACGAGGATACATTCGAGGTCGATACCGGATTCCATCGAGCTTCTGTTCGTCAACGACAACATGATACAGACGGTCGAGCCGCAAACGTTCGCCGACAAGAAGAATCTGACCAGAGTGGATCTTTACGCGAATCAGATCGTCAAGATGAACTTGTCAGCGTTCCAATTGACCCCGGTCCCCAATTATCGACAATTGCCGGAATTCTACATCGGTGGGAACCCGTTCATATGCGACTGCACCACGGAATGGTTGCAAAGAATCAATTCGTTGTCGTTGAGGCAACACCCGAGGGTGATGGATTTGGAATCGGTGTACTGCAGGCTGCCGTACGATCGCCACAAATCGTTCATACCGTTGCTCGAGGCGAAACCGTCCCAGTTTCTGTGCACGTACAAGGCCCACTGTTTCGCGCTGTGCCATTGCTGCGACTTCGACGCCTGCGACTGCGAGATGACCTGCCCGACCAACTGTACCTGCTACCACGATCAATCATGGTCGGCGAACGTGGTCGATTGCTCGAATTCCGGATACAAAACCCTTCCCGGCCGGTTGCCGATGGACGCGACCGAGGTCTACCTCGATGGGAACAATTTCGGCGAGTTGAATTCCCACTCGTTCATCGGGCGGAAGAACTTGCAGATCCTGTACGCGAACGACAGCAACATCATCGCTATACGCAATCACACTTTCAGCGGTTTGAAGCGGTTGCTGGTCCTCCATCTGGAGAACAACAAGATAAGCGTGCTCAACGGCGTGGAATTGAAACCTTTGGAGAACCTGAAGGAGCTCTACCTGCAGAACAATCTACTGACGTACATAGATAACGGCACGTTCCTTCCGCTACGTCAGCTGGAAGTGTTGCGATTGGAGAACAATCGACTCGGCGCTTTCGCCGTTTGGCAACTCGGCCAGAATCCGTATCTCGTCGACATCGGGTTGTCGAGCAATCCGTGGAACTGCGAGTGCTCGTTCTTGGACCGGGTCCGGGAGTGGATGTCCCGTAACAGGGCGAAGATAAGCGACTGGAGGAGCGTCACCTGTTCCCTCGGCATCCCTATTATTCTTCCGGCCAACGGATCGGTCATAAATTGCGCGGCGTTAACGGGCACGACCTCGGTGATCGAGACCAGGCCGCTCGAGGCCTATCTCCCGTTGCTGCTCGCCACAGCTGTCCTCATCTTCGCCATGGTCGCGCTCGTGTGCGGCGCGTTCAGGCATCGTCGAACCCTGAGGACATGGGCGGCGAGCAGATGCGGGCTCAGGGCGTGTTACAAGACGGCGGCGTTCGAGGATCAAGAGAAACCGTTCGACGCCTACATCTCTTACTCGGCCGTGGACGAGTCGTTCGTCTCCACGATCCTGGTGCCCGGCCTCGAGACGTCTTACAGGCTGTGCTTGCACTACCGGGACTTGGGCGCCGGTAGCAACGTGGCGGATGCGGTCGCGGAGGCGGCCGACTCCTCGAGACGCACCATCCTCGTGTTGTCCAAGAACTTTCTGCACGGGGAGTGGGCCAGGTTCGAGTTTAAAGCGGCCCTAAGGGACGCTCTGAAAGGGAAGGGCCGCTCGGTGATCCTGCTCCTGGTGGGCGGTGTGTGTCCACGAGATCTCGACGCCGATCTCAAAAAGAGGATCTCGTCGCACACCGTGCTGGTGTGGGGGGACAAGTTGTTTTGGCAGAAACTAAGGTTCGCCATGCCAGACGTGTCCCCTGTTCCCGTTTTGGAGAGACCTCTGCCattgccgccgccgccgccgcccccGGCGCAGCATCAATGGACGTAG